The bacterium nucleotide sequence ACGTCTTGCCAGCGTCAGCCGTAATGATTCTTTTTGGCGCCATTCAGCTGTCGCTTTGTGATTCCCGTTTCTTAAGACTTGCGGAACCTCAAATTTTCTGAAAACGCAAGGCCGTGTATAGATCGGCGCTTCCAACAGCCCATTGTGCAGGGAGTCGGTTTCAGCCGAATCTTTATTGCCCAGCACGCCTGGAAGCAGGCGCGTGACCGCCTCGATAACGGTCAGGGCCGCGGTTTCACCGCCGGCCAGGATATAATCACCGATCGACATGTGGGTCAGATCGAACATTTCGTCAATGCGGGCATCGATACCTTTGTACCGGCCGCAGATCAAAATATAATTTTCATTTTTTGTTGCCAGCTTTTTCACCATATCCTGGTTAAGCAAATTCCCTTTCGGCGTAAAATCAATAAGGATCGGCGGGTTGGTGACAGCCTTCAGCTTTTTTTGCGCGTCGGCAATGGCCCTGGCCAGTGGCTCGGGCTGCAGCACCATGCCGGCGCCGCCGCCGAACATGTAGTCATCGACATAGCCGCCATCCGCAAAATCACGGGGATTCGTGAAGGCAACGCCGACCAACCCTTTCTCCCGGGCGATCCTCAGAATACCGCAATTTAACGCGCCGTTAAAATATTCAGGGAATAGTGTTATGATATTAAAGTTCATGGGATAAAAATAGCGCTGACGCGGGATCTATATTCTGCCCACTTTACCTCCCCCCGGGGGGAGGTAAAGTGAAGAATTATGAAAAAGGCACGAAACGTTCATTCGCATGCGCATGGTTTCATCTGTTTTCGATTGGGTTCTATCCGTCGTTGCGAGGTGTTACTCGATGATTTCCAGCACCGCGCGCTTGCCCTGCTTCATGGCGGCCGCGGTGATTATCGTTCTGATCGCTTTCGCAGTTCTGCCTTCTTTGCCAATGACCTTGCCTAGATCGCCTTCACCGACTCGCAGCTCATATATGATGCTCTTCTCGCCAGCGACCTCTTTGATGTCCACTTTATCTGGATTGTCGACCAGGCCCTTAACGATGTATTCAATTAGTTCCTTCATCAGAACCTCCTTTACCTTCTTCCTTATCTGGTTCTAGCTCTTTCTCTTTTTCAATTTCCTTGTTGCTGTCTTTAGCGATTATTTTAGCCACCCTGACAGTAGGTTGAGCGCCTTTTGAGATCCAGTACTCAATGCGATCCCGGTCGATCTTTACTTCTTTGGTCCGGGGATCGTAATGGCCAACGTTCTCGATGTATTTGCCGTCTCTTGCCTTCTTCGAGTCGATAACAACTATGCGGTAGACCGGTATTTTTCGTCTGCCTATTCTTGTGAGTCGAATTTTTACCATGTCCTATTATAGTAAAACGGCGCGGATTGTCAATAGTTGAGAGCGCTCAGAAAAAAATTCGCGCTCTCATGATTACAGCGATTACGGAACGATCTCAGCGATATTTAGTCGATGTTTCATCGCGGTGATCTATTTTTTTATCACTGTAATCATGGGGATTTGTTAAAATCCACTAGAAGCCACTGGCAAGCTCGAAAAACCTCTCTTGCCGGCGGAGGAGAATGTTCTCCTTTCAGTATTACCAATGTATCGCGGATGTCATTGGCGCGGAACAGGTCGTGGAGGTATCGGTTCTGCTCGAGATTCCAGTCTTTTTTCCGGGATATCAGGTATATAGCTTTACCGCTTTTGCCCAATGCCTGCCATTGGGCCATGGATAAGGTTCCCGCATGGCCGCACGCCGAAACCAGCCCCTGGAAGACATCCGGGTGTATGAACAGCGCCAGCATTGCCTGAACACCCTGGCCTGAGAAACCATAAACATACACGCGGGACGCGTCGACCGGGTATTTCGTGAGCAGTTTCTCCGTTGTCTTCATGATATCCGCATCGTTAAGGTTTGCGCTCCGATGATTTTTGCTCGCGTGACAGGTGGCCAATACCAGGTTCAAGCTGTCGGCAACAAAGGTCAGGGAATCAAGGTCTGCTCTGCCGGCGCCGGTGCAGCTCAGGATGATCAGCGCGGGGGAGAGGACGGGTTGGATCCCGGAAGTCGAATCTGGAACCGGGGATGGAGGCAAATAAAACCAATCCGAATCAGCGTCGCAGACAGCTTGACCACCGGCGCTTATTATCGCGATCAAGATAAGTGTCATTTTTTATTCTTCATACGGACGGACCATGATGCGGTGATGCATTTATTCTCTACTTTTTTGCTTCCAGAACCTTCTGCGACGCAGTTTTAGAAAGATCCATAAGCCAATGATTACGATCAATACGGGCCAGTCGCGGTAGAAAGAAAAAAATGTGATCCCGTAGTTGGACGCCCATATCCACGCACCGGTAAAGATCATCAAAAACGCAAAAAACAGACCGCAGCCCATGTTACCCCCTTCATTGAGGATCGAAGATAGGAAGGTATGAAGTTAAGAGGTTATGACAATAAAAAATAAAAATATCAAATCTTCCGATCTTCATAGCTTCATAACTTCTATTTTTTTTGTAT carries:
- the trmD gene encoding tRNA (guanosine(37)-N1)-methyltransferase TrmD — encoded protein: MNFNIITLFPEYFNGALNCGILRIAREKGLVGVAFTNPRDFADGGYVDDYMFGGGAGMVLQPEPLARAIADAQKKLKAVTNPPILIDFTPKGNLLNQDMVKKLATKNENYILICGRYKGIDARIDEMFDLTHMSIGDYILAGGETAALTVIEAVTRLLPGVLGNKDSAETDSLHNGLLEAPIYTRPCVFRKFEVPQVLRNGNHKATAEWRQKESLRLTLARRPDLIPVKKYTKNDLGILLEVLNDKDS
- a CDS encoding KH domain-containing protein, producing MKELIEYIVKGLVDNPDKVDIKEVAGEKSIIYELRVGEGDLGKVIGKEGRTAKAIRTIITAAAMKQGKRAVLEIIE
- the rpsP gene encoding 30S ribosomal protein S16, which codes for MVKIRLTRIGRRKIPVYRIVVIDSKKARDGKYIENVGHYDPRTKEVKIDRDRIEYWISKGAQPTVRVAKIIAKDSNKEIEKEKELEPDKEEGKGGSDEGTN
- a CDS encoding prolyl oligopeptidase family serine peptidase, whose translation is MTLILIAIISAGGQAVCDADSDWFYLPPSPVPDSTSGIQPVLSPALIILSCTGAGRADLDSLTFVADSLNLVLATCHASKNHRSANLNDADIMKTTEKLLTKYPVDASRVYVYGFSGQGVQAMLALFIHPDVFQGLVSACGHAGTLSMAQWQALGKSGKAIYLISRKKDWNLEQNRYLHDLFRANDIRDTLVILKGEHSPPPAREVFRACQWLLVDFNKSP
- a CDS encoding DUF5668 domain-containing protein, giving the protein MGCGLFFAFLMIFTGAWIWASNYGITFFSFYRDWPVLIVIIGLWIFLKLRRRRFWKQKSRE